The Paenibacillus uliginis N3/975 genome has a window encoding:
- a CDS encoding MBL fold metallo-hydrolase produces the protein MLTAAVWGGAGEHGRSCYLIECGGVSVLLDCGVKKTGIGEYPLFDRSKVSSLSTVFLSHAHEDHSMAIPMLYRMGYEGEVWTTRATLNQLPAYYEAWEKQVRSKGGVLPYEKTDRERVRYRCMEESAAAGTWFETAPGIRVCWGPSGHLAGSIWLLIEMGGQRVFYSGDYCGESSLLQANLPSGSDLEDISLAIVDAAYGSRPEVQEQELQRLLGTISEVSDRGGHVLLPVPVYGRGQELLPIIAASLPEIPIVCEETLLHGFRELAAFQDWLKPGALERTRQAIRSVATFVADAEGVQAALAGPPSIFFAPDGLLQTSIARQYYRALSEDPRHAILFTGHLYEGSFGAKVWRKHNGMDKTGAATLFGCEVQRFRYKVHQGLPDVRRMLERIRPLQTLLVHADKGETDLLAARLVEEGFTGLHSLVPGKQLLVV, from the coding sequence ATGTTAACAGCCGCTGTATGGGGCGGCGCAGGAGAGCATGGCCGTTCTTGTTATCTTATCGAGTGTGGTGGTGTGTCGGTATTATTGGATTGCGGTGTGAAAAAGACCGGCATCGGTGAGTATCCGCTCTTTGATCGTTCCAAGGTTTCAAGCTTATCTACCGTGTTCTTATCCCATGCGCATGAGGATCACTCCATGGCAATACCGATGCTGTACCGAATGGGGTACGAAGGTGAAGTATGGACGACCCGGGCTACGTTGAATCAACTGCCGGCGTACTATGAAGCGTGGGAAAAGCAAGTCAGGAGCAAAGGCGGCGTTTTGCCGTACGAAAAGACCGACAGAGAGCGGGTCCGTTATCGCTGCATGGAGGAGTCGGCTGCTGCCGGCACTTGGTTTGAAACGGCTCCCGGGATTCGCGTCTGCTGGGGACCGAGCGGCCACTTGGCAGGCTCGATATGGTTATTGATTGAGATGGGTGGACAGCGGGTGTTTTACTCGGGAGACTATTGTGGAGAATCCAGTCTGCTCCAGGCTAATTTACCAAGCGGGTCCGATCTGGAAGACATATCGCTCGCGATCGTGGATGCGGCCTATGGATCCAGACCAGAGGTACAGGAGCAAGAGCTTCAGCGATTGCTCGGGACCATCTCGGAGGTGTCGGACCGGGGAGGACATGTGCTGCTGCCTGTACCCGTATACGGTCGCGGGCAAGAGCTCCTGCCGATCATTGCAGCGTCTCTTCCCGAGATTCCGATCGTGTGCGAGGAGACACTTCTGCATGGCTTTCGTGAACTTGCAGCCTTCCAGGACTGGTTAAAGCCTGGCGCTCTTGAACGAACACGGCAAGCCATTCGCAGCGTGGCCACTTTCGTTGCAGATGCCGAAGGGGTTCAGGCTGCTCTCGCCGGTCCGCCTTCGATATTCTTCGCGCCAGACGGCTTGCTGCAAACATCGATTGCCCGGCAATACTACCGGGCTTTGTCCGAGGACCCGCGCCACGCGATCCTGTTCACCGGGCACCTCTACGAAGGCAGCTTCGGTGCCAAGGTCTGGCGGAAGCATAATGGCATGGACAAGACAGGCGCTGCAACGCTATTTGGATGCGAGGTGCAGCGATTTCGATATAAGGTGCATCAAGGATTGCCGGATGTAAGGCGTATGTTAGAGCGGATTCGCCCACTTCAGACCCTGCTCGTTCATGCGGATAAAGGGGAGACGGACCTGCTCGCGGCACGCTTAGTTGAGGAGGGCTTCACCGGGCTGCATTCTCTCGTTCCTGGGAAACAGCTGCTCGTAGTATAG